The Glycine max cultivar Williams 82 chromosome 3, Glycine_max_v4.0, whole genome shotgun sequence sequence AATACAACAATAAACTAAGCAGTGTCAAATTTTGGTATAGATTCAATGTCTAGAATTTGACATTGACTAGAAAAAACTTAATAAAAGTAGGAGTAAAATTCATTAGATTTACAAAACTTTGTGATTTagcaaataattatatatttaatagatACTAGGGCGATGGATTGAAAGATTAATCCacgaaataaaagattaaaaatataaatttaatatttgaatgcataaaaaatataacaaattaattctattattaattttgtaaaattatttattattaaattataatatttaaacatgaatttaataataaatatatatatttttaaaaaaattgacattaaaatataaaattcaaagatAAATTCATTATACTTATTacatttaaattctttatttttaaagatcaaTTTATTAGTGCATCACTGGtcgaatttgattatttattcaaaagaagaaaaaaagaaaaaagtaaggaCAGACAAGAGACACGTCAGCAGACTTTGAAGTCGTGGTGAGTGTGACGGTAGCATTGTTCTTGCTGCTGGTGGCGGAGCAGCTCCTTCTGGCGACGGAGCTCCATAACCTTGCGGTGCGAGTTCGAGTGCTGAGTCATCACGAACGTAGGGCTCGCGGCGGGTCGGTATTCGGGTACGAGCCGACCCGACTTGAACCGCACGCCGCACGCGTTGCAGAGCGTCTTCGGCCCCAACGGTCCCGTGCGCCACTGCGGGGTCTTATCCGTCGCACAGTGGCTGCAGCGCCGCACGCCGTCGCCGGTCACCGACCCTTCCCTTCTTGCTCTCGATTTTCCCGCCAACACcggtgaagatgatgatgatttgggATATTCGTTATTATTATCGTTCCTGTTATTGTTGGAAAGAAACGGCGTCGTGTGGGATCCAATGGATGCGGGTGGTGGGATGTTGTGAAACGACGTCGCCTCGTCGTTCACGAACTGGGAGAGCCACTCCAGCTCCACTGCTTCGTCGCTCTATGGATACAGCGAAATTAAGAAAAGATAATgagcaaataaataataatactccaacaaaaagtaaataatatatgtgTACTAGTTACACTGtcattacatatataataataaatttattatttttataataattatttaaaaattatattaataatggtTTTACAATGATATTGCTTGcataactttaaattaaaaatagaaacttgATTAAAATGGATGCAAAAATCTTTTAGGATTTAGGATTTTGTTATCaccattacattttttataaaaaaaatacgccctttaaatattttattgagaaACCGTGgatattcataaaaataaaagcaatcaTAGTTCAATTGATCCCCCATTCAATACATAATCTCCCTTTTAACTATTCTTTATAAGATTGTTGGATTTTGTATTGATAGATAGATacattaataatcatttttttattaattgataacgtaaaaattaaatacataaaaataaaatgtaaagacTGTTTTATGACACCCATATATTAGAGTATTGATTGGATCATATCAAGGTAAAAACTTGAACATAGTAGTAGGCTTACCGGAACGGAAGGGAAATTGAGGAAGAAATTGGGATCGTGGGAGATTGATGGAGAGTTTTGCGGCGGAGGAAAGTGGTGGTGGGTgtcggtggtggtggtggtgatgttgGAGAAATCTAGAAAATCATCGATGTGTAAGCAATCTGAAGGGGTGGAAAAGGAACCGTACAAGTccattgttttcttctttcttttgtttgagAGAGATGGAGAGAAATAAGAGGATTGGTTTTATATATTGATGAGGGGGGGCAGGGGAACGTGCGAGGAGTGTGAGCATGCACTCATCACTCACACTAACTCAACAGTGTAACTCACACGCACTctaatgaatgaaaaagtaTACTTAATTCGAAGAACTAAGAAGAAGTAACATGCAAGTTGGAACTCAATGCAACATGGTAAGCAACTCTAATGCATGTCGGCTATTTCTTATTAATCAACTATCCAcaaaatatggaaaaaaatcctctccatttgtttttcaatccgtttcttccatttttatgattttggaAAAATGAATGCTACTCTCCATTTAATGTTTATGTGTAACATGTTCAttccattttataatttaaaatttataaatatatattacttatattaatttttttataaaataagatatttattttaagatctgttacgtaaaattaaattttttttatctttttaagattttgttaaCGTGTTAATATAAGTTGTTATCTTTGTTTTGACACTTGTAGGTTGGTTTTCAGCTATCATATCTAATTTTTTAGTCATAGTTTGATTGTTGCATACAAGCTAAAAGGAGCTTTTTATTAGGAGATGTGAGATGAATGATTAAATAACCGTCATGATCAAAATAGAAAGTCCAGATTTAATTGCTAATTAAAATTACACGTGCATTCAAGTTTGATTATGTCACACGCTTTTCTCACTCTTGGTTTCCAATTCTTTCGCGCGTAttaccttttctttctttatcgTCCCATCATCTTTCTCGTGATCAAACATTATCAAAAACTACTTTTGGGGTTTTTCTAACGCATCTTCCTATTGGGTTTTTCAACTTGCTCTGTTGTTTTGTTGTCACCCTGGACAAAGAGGCTCGAGTGGTTCAAggtattttatgaaataatttattttttcaagacaTACCTGTATCATTCAAAAAATGGTAACACTACTTTACTATTATTCAAAGAAGTACGAGAGAATAAAAAGTCATTAGAAACTCAAACCAAACAAAATCTACTAAAACACTGTGTGATAGAACCAAAATTGAATGCACTTGTAGTTTTAATTAGCGATTAAATATGGACCTTCTATTTTGATCTAAGGGCAGATATTTAATCCCCTCACCTCTCATAATAAAACACTTCTCTCACCCCATATGccccctatatatatatatatatatatatatatatatatatatatatatatatatatatatatatatatatatatcctcctCCCTAGAAAAGACAAGCGATTTCTTTCTCTCCGagattttctcttccttctcttataaaaacttatttttgagaGCAAGAACATTGGTGTTCAGAAGTTCGAGGATCCTTTTCGCTATACACAATCCGAACCAACGGGTTGTCATCTTTTGAGAGATGAGCGCAATCAAATTTTTCTACGAGTATAGTGGGGgcattttctctctaaggatagcgtttgCGCGCTTCAACCAAGACTAATTATTTCTTcctctaagttatttttcttcGTGCTTATCATATGATATAATGCATTGTTGATTCATGTCCTGccaattaaagttattttgctaatgttattttgttatttaattcaagactttgcattttcttcttatttatttctttcattttattttaattttctaacctTCTTACATAGAAAaaattcactttcttcttgcatagtcttTTCTGCGGTCACATTTTGTTTAATCAAAATATCCGTCATGGATATGATTAAGTTCCTTTCCAGTAAGCCTGAAAAATCTACGAGTGAATTTTTTATCTGTTGGCAACAACAAATGAAATTCTGGTTTACTGAATTGAATTTATACTCTGTGATttctaaaagagaaataaaaactttGACTTTCTTTACTAATATAGTTCAAACTGATACAACCAAATCTTCTACCACTAAGCATGATGTTTTTGATAAAGATATTTTGTGTCATGGACGCATTTTAAGTGCTTTGGCTGATAACACATAAACTTTTTTGTCATACCAAAAATTTTGTTGAGTTATGGGAAACACTTGAATTGAAATATGGATCTGCTGAAAAATGTTTAAGTCGATACTCTTGTGAAAAAATGATTGAGCTTCAAATGATTGATGGAAAATCTGTTTTAGATCATATCcatgaatttgaaaacattgtttatgacatgaaattgaaaggaaTTGTTTTTCCTAACATTATGCTTGTGGCTTTcatgatttcaaaatttccaCCTTCATGGACTGATTTTGCTCAAAGCCAGAAACATAAACATGAAGATTTCAcctttgatgatttgcttgtATGTCTCTGCATTGAGGATAAACATCGTTCATCTcaaaaacacttgcaaaaatATGATTCTCACTCTAAGGCCTATCTTGTTAAGAGCTCTAGCAAACCTTTCTCTAAGTCCTTCAAAAAGCATgggtttaacaaaaaaaaaattggtagaaaaccttctttttctaaaaataagaacaatgtttttaataacaacaataagcCTAAGGATAAAAATTCaggaaatgaaattttttgctttgtttgtgGGCGAGCTAATCATTTGGCCAAGAATTGTTTTCAACGTCATCGCGAGCCTACGTATTTCCCTAAACCTCATGCTAATGTTGTTACCACCAGTGCTGCCTCTGATTCCCTATCTGGCAGGTACCATGTCACTAGCCTTGAgttaaattgtgtttttaactcAAATGATTAGTTTATAGACTCTGAGGCTAATGTTCATGTgtgtattgataaaaaaaattattttctttatatcagGAATCAAGCACACGTACCGTGAACATGGGGAATGAGAGTATGACACATGTGTTAGGAGAAGGTCATGTGAAGCTAGAGCTATCTTCAGGGAATTTTCTTGTTTTAGATGGAGTCTATCATATTTCTAATATTAGGAAAAATTTAATAAGTACTTCTTTGTTAGTCCAACAAGGGTACAAGGTTGTTTTTGAGTCCAATAGAGTTGTTATTACGAGACATGGTGTTTTTATTGGTAAAGGCTACATTTGTAATGGTTTGTTTAAGttaagtgttggatcaagtggtctcggaataattaagaagggggaggggttgaattaattattaatgtatcttgactaattaaaaattatccttcttaatgttactagattcaactatgcttttactactaagttaagaaagtaaagaacaaaaacaataacttaaccaaaagtaaaagcggcaattaaaagtacacaacggaaattaaagagtgtagagaagaaaaagacaaacacaagatttatccagtccccaagcaaccaacgattcttgagatttctttcaaccttgtaaaatcctttacaagccaaagatccacaagggatgtaccctcccttgttctctttgaacaaccaagtggatgtaccctccacttgaactgatccataagagatgtaccatctcttgttctcagtataacaactcAAGTATATGTGccatctacttgtaccacaaaggatataccatccaatgtgttaggacaaagaattcttaggcagttagtcccttgaattctctgtgagggggatacaaaagatatctcaggcggttagtcctttgaaatcttttgtaagaaacagaagatatcttaggcggttagtcctttgaaatcttttgtcaaaagggagaagggaagaaacaaaagaattctcaggcggttagtcctttgaatcttttgacaagagaaaaaagtgaatgaagaagaagagtagcacaagtttttgaacaatgaacttgaagtgaatgaagaagaagagtagcacaagtttttgaacaatgaacttttcttggaacaAAAATTCTATGAAAGAAATCTGTTGAtcataaaaagaaatcaatCTTTTAGAATGAAAGGAATCACTCTTAGTTATTTGaaattcgtgtcatggtcacatatttataatcatttgatgactcaagttaaagtttgtgactcttggtaatttctttaaaactagtcaccttttaaaaattgtgactcgtTTGAAAACTAgttactttaaaagttgtgactcttttgaaaactagtcacttaaaggttatgacttttgaaaaactcttcagaaacaagtcactttaagaattatgacttttggtaatttatttttcgaaatcagtcactggtaatcgattaccattatagtgtaatcgattacacatcaaaagatgtgactcttcatgtttaattttgaaaatcaaaacgtttagaaacactggtaatcgattacaagtattgtgtaattgattacacaaatttaaaatgatttgaaaatgttttatcactaattgtgactcttgaaatttgaaatctaacgttttaaaacattggtaatcgattacatgctcatggtaatcgattacagctttgtaaattagttttgaaaacaatgctggctactggtaatcaattactaccttctagtaatcgattaccatagagtaaaactctttggtaaaagattttgtgaaaaattcttgtgctactcaatgttttgaaaaacttttttagtacttatcttgattgagtcttctcttgattcttgaatcttgatcttgattgttcttgaatcttgattcttgaaacttgattaaatcttgaaacttgattgttcttgaatcttgattctttgaaacttaattcttgaagcttttttactcttgattctttggaacttgcttaactcttgattctttggcattatcaaaataatattggaaggcattgcttccacattaAGTCGTATGTCTCTttccattaataaaatatctagtctttcttcttttgttgcAAATGTTGAATGTTATAATATGTGGCATGCTAGGCTAGGACATGTGAATTTGAATTCTATCAAAATAATGATGTCTCTTAATCTTATTCCTAAGGCTTccattgatttaaaataaaaatgtgaaacATGTATTCAAGCAAAGAAACCCAGAAAGAGTTTTACTACATGTATTGAAAGAGAAACTAACTTGCTTGAATTGGTTCAGAGTGATGTATGTGATAGTAATGATGTGTTAACACTTGGTGGTAAgagatattttattactttcattGATAATTTTTCCGAATATTGTTATGTGTATTTACTTAATCACAAAAGtgaattgttttataatttcaaagtatataaaacaaaaactaggaaatcaattagaaagaaaaattaaaattttacgtttcgatagaggtggagaatacACATTTTTAGACACGATTAATTTTTGTGAAATGcatgtgttggatcaagtgacctcggaataattaagaaggggaggttgaattaattatgaacgtgtcttgactaattaaaaatctatcattcttaatgttactagattcaaataggcttttactactaagttaagaaagtaaagaacagaaatagaaac is a genomic window containing:
- the LOC100803262 gene encoding GATA transcription factor 2, which produces MDLYGSFSTPSDCLHIDDFLDFSNITTTTTDTHHHFPPPQNSPSISHDPNFFLNFPSVPSDEAVELEWLSQFVNDEATSFHNIPPPASIGSHTTPFLSNNNRNDNNNEYPKSSSSSPVLAGKSRARREGSVTGDGVRRCSHCATDKTPQWRTGPLGPKTLCNACGVRFKSGRLVPEYRPAASPTFVMTQHSNSHRKVMELRRQKELLRHQQQEQCYRHTHHDFKVC